One window from the genome of Mauremys mutica isolate MM-2020 ecotype Southern chromosome 4, ASM2049712v1, whole genome shotgun sequence encodes:
- the LOC123370355 gene encoding 60S acidic ribosomal protein P2-like, giving the protein MRYVAAYLLAVLGGNSNPTAKNIKKILDSVGIDADDERVNKVISELGGKDVDDVVNSGLSKLACVPAGSALAPAAATSPAAGEGAPAEEKKEEEKKEESEESDEDMGFGLFD; this is encoded by the exons ATGCGTTACGTGGCCGCTTACCTGCTTGCTGTCCTGGGTGGCAACAGCAACCCTACAGCCAAGAACATCAAGAAGATCCTCGACAGCGTTGGTATCGATGCAGATGACGAACGTGTCAACAAG GTCATCAGTGAACTGGGTGGCAAAGATGTTGATGATGTTGTCAATTCAG GCCTCTCCAAGTTAGCCTGTGTTCCAGCAGGCAGTGCTCTTGCTCCAGCCGCTGCTACATCTCCGGCTGCTGGTGAAGGCGCACCTGCAG aagagaaaaaagaggaagagaagaaggaAGAATCTGAGGAGTCTGACGAGGACATGGGATTTGGGCTCTTTGATTAA
- the LOC123369061 gene encoding omega-hydroxyceramide transacylase-like, whose product MAEEDPKGHGGPISLSFSGSGFLVNYQVGVVQALWDLAPEIMRSTSKVYGASCGSVVAAAVACDVDIGLIEEFFHEAMEEAKKASSLTLCPGYRMLRIIEKRLSQILSENSHQLASGKLCISLTRLLDLQNVIISEYRSKEEIIQAVICSCFIPVYCGFNPPSFQGVRYIDGGMTNVQPGSDSETMITVSPYTGEVDICPRDCPAYFNCISFFRSTFQLSVENLCRFSYSIFPPSISVSSLRDCTVPDHFSIANPKHVRIMNHEIA is encoded by the exons ATGGCTGAAGAAGATCCAAAGGGCCACGGAGGCCcaatctctctttctttttcaggTAGTGGGTTTCTTGTAAACTACCAAGTAGGAGTGGTGCAGGCTTTATGGGATTTGGCACCTGAAATAATGAGATCAACATCCAAGGTCTACGGAGCATCGTGTGGGTCAGTTGTAGCTGCAGCAGTGGCATGTGATGTTGACATAG GTCTGATAGAAGAATTTTTTCATGAAGCTATGGAAGAAGCCAAGAAAGCGAGTAGTCTCACCCTTTGTCCAGGTTACCGTATGCTTCGGATCATAGAGAAGCGGCTGAGTCAAATACTGTCGGAGAACTCACACCAGCTGGCTTCGGGGAAGCTTTGCATTTCCCTCACGCGCTTGTTGGACTTACAGAACGTCATCATTTCAGAGTACAGATCGAAGGAGGAGATCATACAG gcaGTGATCTGTAGCTGCTTCATTCCTGTCTATTGTGGATtcaaccctccctccttccaaGGCGTG CGCTACATTGATGGAGGTATGACTAATGTGCAGCCTGGCTCGGACTCGGAAACCATGATCACGGTATCCCCTTACACAGGAGAGGTTGACATCTGCCCGAGGGACTGCCCTGCCTATTTCAACTGCATTAGCTTCTTCCGAAGCACCTTCCAGCTCTCAGTTGAGAACTTGTGCCGGTTTAGTTATAGTATTTTCCCACCCAGTATTTCGGTGAGTAGCCTCAGGGACTGCACAGTGCCAGATcatttcagtattgccaaccccaagcatgtGAGGATCATGAATCATGAGATTGCTTAA